In Amaranthus tricolor cultivar Red isolate AtriRed21 chromosome 5, ASM2621246v1, whole genome shotgun sequence, a genomic segment contains:
- the LOC130814073 gene encoding uncharacterized protein LOC130814073, translating into MQNKVRWGELDEDDGEDLDFLLPPKQVIGPDDNGVKKVIEYKFNDDGNKVKITTTTRVRKLAKAHLSKKAMERRSWPKFGDAVREDVGARLTMVSTEEIVLERPRPPGTKQEDSKAATDNPFGSKGAVLMVCRTCGKKGDHWTSRCPYKDLAQPGEALVDKPPMDGPAAAATATKGAYVPPSLRAGAERNVTDMRRRNEENSVRVTNLSEDTREADLHDLFRTFGQITRVYVAIDQKTGLSRGFGFVNFANREDAERAINKLNGYGYDNLILRVEWATPRSN; encoded by the exons ATGCAGAACAAGGTTCGATGGGGAGAACTCGACGAGGACGATGGAGAAGATTTGGATTTTTTGTTACCTCCAAAGCAAGTTATTGGTCCGGATGATAACGGCGTCAAAAAAGTTATTGAGTATAAATTCAATGATGATGGTAACAAGGTTAAAATCACTACCACAACTAGGGTTCGTAAACTTGCCAAAGCTCATCTTAGTAAGAAGGCTATGGAGCGTAGATCTTGGCCTAAATTTGGTGATGCTGTTCGTGAAGATGTTGGTGCTCGTCTAACTATGGTTTCTACTGAAGAGATCGTTCTTGAACGCCCTAGACCTCCTG GGACCAAACAAGAAGATTCTAAAGCTGCTACCGATAACCCATTTGGCAGCAAAGGTGCTGTCCTCATGGTATGCAGAACTTGTGGTAAGAAGGGTGACCACTGGACTTCAAGATGCCCCTACAAGGACCTTGCTCAACCTGGCGAAGCCTTGGTTGATAAGCCTCCCATGGATGGGCCAGCTGCTGCTGCTACTGCCACTAAGGGAGCATATGTTCCTCCAAGTCTGAGAGCAGGTGCTGAGAGAAATGTGACTGACATGAGGCGCCGAAACGAAGAGAACTCTGTTCGTGTCACCAACCTCTCAGAGGATACCCGGGAGGCTGATCTCCACGATCTCTTCAGAACTTTTGGCCAGATCACCCGAGTTTATGTTGCAATTGACCAGAAGACTGGATTGAGCAGGGGTTTTGGGTTTGTTAACTTCGCAAACAGAGAAGATGCAGAGCGGGCCATCAACAAACTCAATGGGTATGGTTATGATAATCTCATCCTTAGAGTTGAATGGGCCACACCAAGATCCAACTAG
- the LOC130814075 gene encoding methylsterol monooxygenase 2-2, with product MASLIESGWQYLVTHFSDFQLACIGSFILHESVFFLSGLPFIFLERLGYLSKYKIQAKNNPPEAQEKCITRLLLYHFCVNLPVMLLSYPVFRAMGMRSSLPLPSWKEVVPQIVFYFILEDFVFYWGHRILHTKWLYQHVHSVHHEYATPFGLTSEYAHPAEILFLGFATIVGPAITGPHLFTLWLWMVLRVLETVEAHCGYHFPWSPSNFIPLYGGSDFHDYHHRLLYTKSGNYSSTFMYMDWLFGTDKGYRTLKALKSAEADGKKM from the exons ATGGCGTCGCTCATTGAATCCGGATGGCAG TATCTGGTCACCCATTTCAGCGATTTTCAGTTGGCTTGTATTGGAAGTTTCATCCTTCATGAGAGTGTCTTCTTCTTATCAGGACTCCCTTTTATATTCCTTGAGAGGCTTGGATACCTTAGCAAGTACAAGATTCAG GCAAAAAATAATCCTCCTGAAGCTCAGGAGAAATGCATAACGCGGCTGTTGTTGTACCATTTTTGTGTCAATCTTCCAGTGATGCTCTTATCTTATCCTGTCTTCAGAGCTATGGGGATGCGAAGCAGTCTTCCCCTGCCATCCTG GAAAGAAGTGGTACCTCAAATAGTTTTTTATTTCATCCTTGAAGATTTTGTGTTTTACTGGGGACACAGGATACTGCATACAAAGTGGCTATATCAGCATGTTCATAGTGTACATCATGA ATATGCCACACCGTTTGGACTGACTTCTGAATATGCTCATCCAGCTGAGATATTGTTCCTCGGCTTTGCAACAATTGTCGGACCAGCTATCACAGGTCCACATTTGTTTACTTTATGGTTGTGGATGGTCCTTAGAGTTCTTGAGACCGTTGAGGCGCATTGTGGTTATCACTTTCCTTGGAGCCCATCAAACTTCATTCCGTTATACGGAGG TTCTGATTTTCATGACTATCATCATCGGTTGCTGTACACTAAGTCTGGAAATTATTCATCAACATTTATGTACATGGACTG